The stretch of DNA AAGATAAATTTAAATCTATCGCAACAGGCGAGGGCGGTGTGAACGACATGTACGCACTTCGTGAAGAGCTTGGTAAAAACAACTGGGATCTAATGGGTATCTTTAGAACTGGTGCAAAACTTGATCAGCTCTCTAAAAATTTAGAAGCTATCCAAGCAAAATATGACACTATCAAAGTGCCAAATCAAAACCCAGTCATGAACACAGCATTTACTGACTATGTCGAGCTTGGCAACCTTATACTTCTTTCTCGTGCAGCATGCCTTGCAGCTCAAAATCGTCTTGAGAGCCGTGGTGCTCACACAAGAGAGGACTATCCAAAAAGAGATGATGTAAATTTCTTAAAACACAGCATAGTCACACTAAAAGACGGCAAGCTTGAACTTAGTTACAAAGACGTTGTGACAGGCATATTTTCACTTGACGGCAAGAAGCCAGAGTAAGGAGCTAGGATGAAAATTATTATCGACCGCTTTGACGGAACTAAAAAATATGAATCAACTTATGAGCTAACAAATGAAGAGATCAAAGGCAAAACTCTTTTAACAGTGCTTCTTGATATCAAACAAAAAAAGGATGCGACGTTAAATTTCACAGCATCTTGCCGTTCAGCGATATGCGGTGCGTGCGCTGTTAGAGTAAATGGCCACTCATATCTAGCCTGTGATACGAAGATGAATGAGCTTTTGGCTGAGTATGACAATCCAGAGAGTATAAGAATTTCTCCACTTGGAAATTTCAGGGTCATCTCTGATCTTATGGTGGACTGGGAGCCAAGTATCGAAAATTTACGCAAGATAAAGCCTAGCATTACTGCTAAGTCAGAATTTAGCGCAGAAAAAGGCTGTAAGCAAAGTCAAAAAGAGTATGAAAAAGTAGCGCTTGAATGGGACTGCATACTTTGCGGTGCGTGCGCTAGTGAGTGTAATAAACTTGAAGCTGATGCGAGCGATTATATGCAGCCATTTGTATTTGTGCATGCTTATAGAGCGGCATTTGACTCACGTAGCAAAGATCCTATGCCGCATCTAAAACCAGCTATCGATAATGGCCTTTGGATGTGTGTAAAATGCCAAGAGTGCGCTGATCGCTGTCCAAAAGGTATAAGTGCATGCAAAGATATAACTGATCTTCGCATTATGGCTATGCAAAAAGGCTTTGATGATGGTATGGGACCAGATCACGCTGAGGCGTTCTTAACCGATCTAGTTGATGGCTCAGGCAGACTAAATGAGATCAAGCTTGCACTTCGCTCTGAGGGAGTATTTAAAAATATGGGCAAAATGGATATTGCTGCAAATTTAATGCTTGCAGGTAAGATGAATCCGCTTCATATCTTTGGTGAAGAGGACATAGAAGGACATGATGATCTAGTAAAAATGATAAATGCGGCTCGCAAAGCTGCTAGTAAGGAGTAATTATGCAAAACGAATTCGCTTTTTTCCCAGGATGCGTACTCTCTCAAGCAGCTAAAGAGGCTAAGATGTCGCTTGAGGCTATCGCTCCGATACTTGGCTGGAAGCTTCACGAGATAAAGGGCTGGAGCTGCTGTGGTGCCCAACAAGCACAAGACGTCGATCCTATCGCTACGCTTGTGGCAAATGCTAGAAATATAGCACTTGCAGAGCAGATGAATATGCCTATGCTTACGACATGCTCAACTTGTATGCTAACTCTAACAAGAGCTAAAACTACGCTTGATAAGGGTGCAAAGGACCGCATAAATACTTTCTTGGCTGAGGGCAATATGAAATATAATGGCTCAACCGAGATCACAAGCCTTCTTTGGGTGCTTTATCAAAACATAGAAACGCTAAGAGCAAAGGTTGTTAAACCACTTAGTGGGCTAAAAGTAGCGCTATTTTACGGCTGTCATAGCCTAAGACCTGAAAAAGATCTTCATAACAGGGAAAGCTCAGTCAATCCAAAGAGCTTTGAAACCGTTGTAAGTGCACTTGGTGCTACTATTGTGCCATTTGAGAAAAGACTTGACTGCTGCGGATTCCACGCTAGTTATCCAGCCGGCACATCTGTAAGAAAAATGTCAAGCCAAATCGTAAATAATGCCGATGAAAACGGCGCTGACGTAGTTGTCACACCATGCCCACTTTGTCAAATGCAGCTTGACATCTACCAAGAGAGATATCAAGATGAGAATTACTCAGATGTTAGAAAACCTATCATCCACCTCTCTCAGCTTGTAGGTCTTGCACTTGGACTATCTGTCGAAGATCTAGGACTTGATCTAAACATCATCGACGCTACTAAGATAGCGTAAATTTATCCCACGTCCTTTGGCGTGGGAAATTCTTAAAATTTATTTTTCTATTACAAACAAAGCAAATTTGGCATTTTATAAAAATTTTAATTTATTTTTTAATATAAAAATGGGTCAAAAATAATAAAATTTATTATGTAAATTCTTTTATTTATATAAAATATTTTTTAGCTATAATCGCGTGAAATTTTAAATGGATTGATTATTAAATTTAAAGGACTAAATATGCAAAACGTTGGTATAGTCGCAAAAATAAGTGGAAAAGTATTTGTAAAACGCAATGAAAAGTTGATCGCACTAAAACAGGGAGATGAGATATTTTTAGGCGACGAGATCATAACACAAAGCAGCGGTGATACAGTCGTTATAAATTTCTATCACGCTTCGCCTATTGCGCTACTTGAGCCCCAAACTATCGTCATCACAAAAGAGCTATCAAAAGCAAATTTTAATACGCAAGGCAGCGAAGCCCAGATAGAAGAAGATAAGAGAAATTTTCTTGTTGAGAATGAAGAAACAAAAAACAAAGGCGAAGACGACAGCTCTCATAATGCAAGTCATAGTTCTCATGGCTCAAACCACGGTAGTAGCTTTGCAAGCATAAATGGTTTAAATTTTGATACACAAGGTCATATCTCAAATATTATTAGTGTTGATGGTGGTGCGGTTGTACTGCCAGTCATATTAAAAGAGTCGGCATTGGCACATAGGTCTATTAGCGGTGCGGTAGCAGCGGTAGAGCAAAAAGAGAGTATTCCGGTTATTGCAGCACCAAGTGTTAGAATTTTAAAAGACATTGATGGCGACGGCTATATAAATATTGCAGAAGCAGGCGGCGATGCAAATCATACTGGCATGGCGGTTACTTTTAATAATGACTTCAAGCCAAACGACAAAGTGACATTGGAAGTCGAAAATAACGGTGTAAAGACCATGCTTGTTTATAAGGTTGATCAAGCTGGCACAAGCGTGATAAATATAAATAATCCAAGTGAAATTTTACCTATTTCGTCAAATGCCACAAACCCAGAGCAAAAAGAATTTATCATTCCAAGTGTCGCTGTCACTCCAAATGCTACATTTAGTGTAAATTCTAGTATCACTCTAGCAAATGGCACTAACTCATCTGTGGCAAAGGCAACTGTAAGCGTTGATACAATCACTCCGACTCTTGGCTTCAAAAAGGTCGTTTTGGGAAAAGATTTAAACCGAGATGGCGTCATAGATGCAAGTGAGAATAGCTTTAATCCAACAATTAGCACGCCAAGTGATGATGCCAAGATCATCTTGTCGCCAAATATGAAAATAGGTGATAAGATAAAGCTAACGGCTACCGATCCTGACGGAACTTTACATGAAAAGGTACTGGTTAAAACATCAGGCAATATGCTTGTAGATAAAGAGAGTGGCGAGAGCTATCCGCTCACAAGTGAGAGTGGTGGAAATGTCGGTTTTAACGTAGCAAATGCGGTTAAAATTTCATCTTCAACTCCAACAAATGTAAATATCCAAATGATAAGTAAGTCGGGCAATCCAGGTGTAATTGAAACCATAACCATAGCAAACAATAACGATCCAATCACTGTTTTTACTCTTGATGATAATAAAGATGGGATTATAAATTTAGCTGAACTCACAAAAAGTGGCGGTACGGCCTTATCGATAGATATTTATATACCAAACAATGCCGTAGTTGGCGATAAGATCCGTATAAAAGTTGATGATCCAGCTAGCACACCAACAAGTGTAACAAAGACATATACTATCGCACCTGACGGACTTAGTGCTACACTTGATGGTGGTACAGAGATCATTCCTATCGAGAATGGCAAGATCACAATCACTGATCCAACAAACTCGAGCGATCCAAGCATAAAAAGGCTAAGTACGACGATCATTGATGGCACGACTGGCACCCCCAAAGCTTCAAGCGTGAGTGAAATTTCAAGTGACATAGTTGCACCTATAAGATCTCCGCATGTGCAGTTTGCAAAAGATGGCGATAAAGACGGCATTCTAACTAGCAAGGAGAGTGGTTTTAGTCCTGATGGCGTAAAGACATCTATAAAGATAAAAATTCCAAACGATGCAAAAGATGGTGATAAATTTGAGATAGATATCGCAGGAAGTGATGGTAAAACAGATAAAATCACTATTAAAATTTCTCAAAACGCATCTGGTGTATATAGTGCCACGAGAGATGATGGTGCGCCTATTAGTGTAAATAATGGTACCATAGAGACCACCACAAGACTTTATGGGCTTACGACAAATTTTACAACTACATTTACTGACAAAGCTGGCAATAAAGCAGCCCCAGTCACAGACAAGATAACTCTAGATAATAGCATAAAGGTGCAGTTTGCAAGGGATAATGATGGTGATGGACTGATAGATAGTATCACAACTCCTTCTGGCTCGTCATCAACTCAAAGCGATCTTGATATCTACCTGCCTAATAATACAAAACCAGGAAGCAGTATAAACGTCACGATATCAACTCCTACCATACCATCTGTTACAACAACTGTCAAATATACCATAAGCGACGATGGATTAACAGCCGTACCAAGTGATGGTTCGGCACCGCTTCCAATAGCCGGTGGTAAATTTAGCATACCAGACGTTCCTATTTCTATGGATCATTCTACGCCGGTTAGAGCGACTATCACAACACCTGGCGAGGCTACGACGACTGATGGTATCCGTGGTAGATTATTTGACTTTGGAATTTTAGAGTATATTGACGATGTAAAGCTTGCCACGCAGATAGATGGAGGAGTTATAAATATCGCAAAATACTTAAGGGCAGGAGATAATGAAAAAGTTATTCAGAAAAATAACTTTGATAATGAGAGCAAAACTATAAAAGAGTACAATATTTCTCTTACTAACGATGAGCAGCCAAATATAGTCTTTGGTGTAGACCGTGCTCCTGGAACCAAGCTTCGTTTAGTTCTTGAAGATGATCATGGTAATGCTAAAATTTTACCAAACGGACAAAATTATATAGATCTAGTTGTAGGTGCGGACAAGCGTGTAAATATGGACTTTGAAGCGCTTGGGATAAAGCTAGATGAAAGATACTCAAATATTAGAGCGACTGTTTTAAAGAGTGATGAAACAAAAGATGATGATCTCTTGGTCCGAGTCGATCTTGATGCTACTCCAGATGCGATAGCTACACCAAATGCCACGTCTAATGTTACTAGTGTAGATATTTCAGGTAGTATTGGAACCGACTCAAATGGCAACAATACTCTTAATAAAAATACCATAAATAAAGTCGATCTTTATGACTTGCTAAATTCTGTTCACAAAAGCTCGTCTCTTGATAATACACATAGCTATTCTGAAAATTTTGCCCTATCAGCCAATAGCACTGGGGCAAATTTTATGATAAAAAATTCTGACGCCGCAGGAAACGTATCTATTAGCACTGTTACATTTATTGGCAACAGCGGTCTTGATGCTGATATGTGGTTTTACAACTACGTAGATCCGTCATGGAGAGCTAGAGTTGGTAACAATTCTGGTGTTTATAGTACGCAAGGCGGCAAGCCTATCTATAAAAACTATATGGAAATTTATTCTCCAAGCGCCTCTACTACCTACGATGTTGTGCAGTTTGCTTCAGGAACACACTATAAGACTTTGTCTAATCAAGGAAATATGCATGCGGAGGATCTAGCTAGAGTTGGTAGGCATGAAGATAGTGCTTTATATGATGCGTCTAATCCATATGCACCAAAGAAATTTAGAAATGGCGTCGATACTGCTGCTGGCACTGGTGACAATATAGGCTTTGCAAATGGTGTTTTAAAAGGTAGACCCGGCAACTATACTCTTGGTGAGTCAAATCCTGTTGGTTCTGATCTTGTTATGAAGATGAATGGCTGGATATATGTAAGTGCACCTGGAATATACTCTGTAAGAGCAGCAGATTTGCATAACTATGCAGAGCTTACTATAAATGGAACGACACAAAAATTTGGAAGTCCAACAACATATATAAACCCGACGACGGAAGCATCGTATGGTAAAAATGGTCAGTGGTGGAGTAGAGATTTTACATTTGATAAAGCTGGTTTTTATAAACTTGATATGGAGTATATGGACGGAACTGGTGAGATGAACTTATCTTTATATATGCTTCCAAAAAGTGTAGCAAACACTTATGGCCCCCAAGATCCGTATCCTTCATCTATGTTGGTTGGAGCACAAGGTAGTGGCACGCATCTCTTTAGCAACAATTACGTTGAAGCACTTATTCAAAATGGACATCTAAAAAAGATAGGGACTACAAATTCTTACGAGCTAAGTGACGCTAGTAAATACGGCGAATCAAATTTTGGCGATCTAGTATATCTAAGACAAGAGGGCGATATAAAAGGTGATAACCTAGACGATGCCTTTGTTTATAGTAAAGGTAGGGCGATAGACGGCAGAGGTGGTGTGGATACTCTGATAGTCGTTGATGATGTGGATTTTTCAAATTTAGATAACGTTAAAAAGATAAATAACTTTGAAAAGATCCAGCTAGGCAGTGCCGATCAAGCGGTATCTATAAAATTTAGCCCAGATGGTGTCTTTGATATTATTGATAGCAGAAACACAAGGGATGCAAGCAATAGTGCAGCTAGTGAGAGTGTAAATACGGTACTAAAAGTCATAGGCGACAGCAAAGACCTAGTACAGCTCACACATGACTTTGTAAAAGCTACAAAAGCTGATGTTGCTACACTAAATAGAAAACATAGTGTTGTAGGTGATATGTACAACAAAGTAGATGTTACAAGTGAGGGTGATGCAGTAAATCAAGTATATAAAGCGACATTTAATCGCCAAGAAACTATCAATGGAAATACAATAAACACAAGACACACTGTTTTTCTTGAGATACAAGATGGCGTACAGGTCGATTTATTATAGGGAATTTTAAATTTATAGAAGTAGGTTAAAGCCCAAAATTTCTTTTGGGCTTTATAAAATTAGATAGCTTTTATCATTACTCTCGTTAGTAGCTCTGAAAATTTGGCAGGATTTTCTAGGCTCATGCCCTCATTTAGCCTTGCCATATCAAGAAGCAAAGGCGCTATGTCATAAACCATCGCCTCATTTTTTTCAAGTTTTGCAAAGATTTCATGATCAGCGTTGATCTCCAAGATCGGTTTAATTTTTGGAGCATTTGCACCTTGTCCCATTTGTTTAAGCATCTCTTGCATAGCGTAATCAGGATCGTTTTTATCGTAAATTAGCACCGCAGCCGAGCTTGATAGTCTTGAGCTTAGTCTTACATCTTTGACTTCATCTTTTAAAATTTCTTTCATTTTAACAAGCGTATTTGCAACCTTGCTCTCATCGACCTTCTCATCGCTTTTTATCTCGTCGTTTATGTCAGCGTGTGAGACTGATTTTAGAGGTGTTTTGTCAAAATAATTTACCATTGGCATTACGATCGTATCGATCTCTTCATCCATAATAAGCACTTCGATGTCGTTTTTCTTAAAGCTCTCAAGAAGCGGCGAATTTCTTAGCATATTTTCATTGTTGCCGCTGATGTAGTAGATTGACTTTTGATCCTCTTTCATCGCCTCTTTGTACTCTTTTAGGCTGATAAGCTCATCTCTTTTTGAGCTTTTAAACAGACAAAGATCTAAAATTTGCTCTTTTTCAGCGTTAAAGCCGTAAAGTCCCTCTTTTAAAACCTTGCCAAATAGTTTGTAAAATTTTATGTATTTTTCACGATCGTTATCTTTTAGCTTTGCAAGCTCGCTTAAAATTTTCTTCACGCTTTGCTCTTTGACGCTTCTCATGATCGCATTTTCTTGTAAAATTTCACGGCTTACATTTAATGGTAGATCCTCAACATCAATGATACCCTTGATGAATCTTAAATATGGCGGCAAGAGTTCTTTTGCATCATCTGTGATAAAGACTCTTTTCACATAGAGTTTCACGCCACTTTGATAATCAACCCTAAATAGATCAAACGGCTCGGTGCTTGGCACATAAAATAGAGTTGAATACTCGATCTTGCCCTCAGCTTTTGTGTGTATGTAAAGGAGCGGATCGCTACTATCGTGTGAAATTTGCTTATAAAAGTCGTTGTAATCTTGCTCTTTTAGGCTAGCTTTATTTAGCCTCCAAAGCGCATTTGCCTTGTTTATCTGCTCATTTTTGGTCTCATAAGAGCCCTCTTTTTCGCCTTCTTTTGGAGCGACATAGTTCTCTTTATCCATAAAAATAGGATAAGGAATGTGATTTGAATACTTCTTGACTATCTCTTCTATACGCCAAGAATTTGCAAACTCATCATCGTTTAAATGCAAGATGATGTCCGTTCCAAAGTTATCTTTTTGGGTGTCTTCGATCTCATAGCTTTTTGCATCAGATGTCCATTTATAGGCTTTGTCGCTAAGTGCTCGTTTGCTTATGACCTCGATCTTGTTTGCCACCATAAATGCTGAGTAAAAGCCAACACCAAACTGACCGATCAGCGAGCTATCTTTTTTGGCATCGCCGCTTAAATTTTTCATAAAACCTTTTGTGCCACTTCTTGCGATGGTACCTAAATTTGCGATGAGCTCGTCCTTATCCATGCCGATACCATTGTCGCTGATGGTTAAAGTCTTAGCTTTCTCATCTACTTTGATGTCGATCCTCGGAGTGTAGCTTAAGTTTTTATATTTTTCATCGGTCAAGCAAAGGTAGTTTAGCTTGTCAAGAGCGTCATTTGAGTTTGAGATGAGCTCTCTTAAAAATATCTCTTTGTTTGAGTAAAGAGAGTGGATCATCAAATTTAAAAGGTCATTGACCTCGGTTTGAAATTCAAATTTATCTGCCATTTTTCTTTCCTTGTTTTAAAATTTTTGGCAGATTATAACACAAAGTGATAAAAATATACTTAACCTT from Campylobacter concisus encodes:
- the sdhB gene encoding 8-methylmenaquinol:fumarate reductase iron-sulfur subunit, translated to MKIIIDRFDGTKKYESTYELTNEEIKGKTLLTVLLDIKQKKDATLNFTASCRSAICGACAVRVNGHSYLACDTKMNELLAEYDNPESIRISPLGNFRVISDLMVDWEPSIENLRKIKPSITAKSEFSAEKGCKQSQKEYEKVALEWDCILCGACASECNKLEADASDYMQPFVFVHAYRAAFDSRSKDPMPHLKPAIDNGLWMCVKCQECADRCPKGISACKDITDLRIMAMQKGFDDGMGPDHAEAFLTDLVDGSGRLNEIKLALRSEGVFKNMGKMDIAANLMLAGKMNPLHIFGEEDIEGHDDLVKMINAARKAASKE
- the sdhE gene encoding 8-methylmenaquinol:fumarate reductase membrane anchor subunit, whose protein sequence is MQNEFAFFPGCVLSQAAKEAKMSLEAIAPILGWKLHEIKGWSCCGAQQAQDVDPIATLVANARNIALAEQMNMPMLTTCSTCMLTLTRAKTTLDKGAKDRINTFLAEGNMKYNGSTEITSLLWVLYQNIETLRAKVVKPLSGLKVALFYGCHSLRPEKDLHNRESSVNPKSFETVVSALGATIVPFEKRLDCCGFHASYPAGTSVRKMSSQIVNNADENGADVVVTPCPLCQMQLDIYQERYQDENYSDVRKPIIHLSQLVGLALGLSVEDLGLDLNIIDATKIA
- the htpG gene encoding molecular chaperone HtpG; amino-acid sequence: MADKFEFQTEVNDLLNLMIHSLYSNKEIFLRELISNSNDALDKLNYLCLTDEKYKNLSYTPRIDIKVDEKAKTLTISDNGIGMDKDELIANLGTIARSGTKGFMKNLSGDAKKDSSLIGQFGVGFYSAFMVANKIEVISKRALSDKAYKWTSDAKSYEIEDTQKDNFGTDIILHLNDDEFANSWRIEEIVKKYSNHIPYPIFMDKENYVAPKEGEKEGSYETKNEQINKANALWRLNKASLKEQDYNDFYKQISHDSSDPLLYIHTKAEGKIEYSTLFYVPSTEPFDLFRVDYQSGVKLYVKRVFITDDAKELLPPYLRFIKGIIDVEDLPLNVSREILQENAIMRSVKEQSVKKILSELAKLKDNDREKYIKFYKLFGKVLKEGLYGFNAEKEQILDLCLFKSSKRDELISLKEYKEAMKEDQKSIYYISGNNENMLRNSPLLESFKKNDIEVLIMDEEIDTIVMPMVNYFDKTPLKSVSHADINDEIKSDEKVDESKVANTLVKMKEILKDEVKDVRLSSRLSSSAAVLIYDKNDPDYAMQEMLKQMGQGANAPKIKPILEINADHEIFAKLEKNEAMVYDIAPLLLDMARLNEGMSLENPAKFSELLTRVMIKAI